One segment of Triticum aestivum cultivar Chinese Spring chromosome 2A, IWGSC CS RefSeq v2.1, whole genome shotgun sequence DNA contains the following:
- the LOC123186690 gene encoding peroxidase 12 yields the protein MASKAAAALVILALACAAVHSAAAGLSPDFHAVSCPDLEHIVMYHVAEAFRKDVGVAPALIRILFHDCFPQGCDASVLLTGNNSEQGMGPNLTLRPVALNLIESIRAAVHRACGRIVSCADLTVLATRDSLVLAGGPHFDVALGRRDALAPALEDLVFTLPAPSFTVPELLKSFGDRNLDKADLVSLSGAHSFGIAHCSSFSDRFTPVDDTDLVIDPNFAAKLRAKCAKDMPAGTVNQTLDLRTPDVFDNKYYFDLIAKQGLFKSDQGLIVHPNTTRMATRFSLNQGAFFEQFAKSMVKMSNMDLLTGSQGEIRFNCAVPNSRVEGIETASDEGRAAAM from the exons ATGGCGTCCAAAGCAGCAGCGGCACTTGTCATCCTGGCCTTGGCCTGCGCGGCCGTCCATTCGGCAGCGGCAGGGCTCTCGCCGGACTTCCACGCGGTGTCGTGCCCGGACCTGGAGCACATCGTCATGTACCACGTCGCCGAGGCCTTCAGGAAAGACGTCGGGGTCGCCCCCGCACTCATCCGCATCCTCTTCCACGACTGCTTCCCGCAG GGCTGCGACGCCTCGGTGCTCCTAACGGGGAACAACAGCGAGCAGGGGATGGGGCCCAACCTGACGCTCCGGCCGGTGGCGCTCAACCTCATCGAGAGCATCCGCGCCGCCGTGCACCGCGCCTGTGGCCGGATTGTCTCCTGCGCCGATCTCACCGTCCTTGCTACCCGCGACTCCCTCGTGCTG GCTGGCGGACCCCACTTCGACGTGGCTCTCGGCCGACGTGACGCGCTAGCCCCAGCGTTGGAGGATCTCGTCTTCACCCTACCGGCGCCCTCCTTCACCGTGCCGGAACTCCTCAAATCCTTCGGCGACCGAAACCTCGACAAGGCGGACCTGGTGTCCCTCTCTGGCGCGCACTCCTTCGGCATCGCCCACTGCTCCTCCTTCTCCGACCGCTTCACGCCGGTCGACGACACCGACCTAGTCATCGACCCCAATTTCGCGGCCAAGTTGAGGGCCAAGTGTGCTAAGGACATGCCTGCGGGCACCGTCAACCAGACCCTCGATTTGCGTACGCCGGACGTGTTCGACAACAAGTACTACTTTGATCTCATTGCCAAGCAGGGTCTGTTCAAGTCGGACCAGGGCCTCATCGTCCACCCCAACACCACGCGCATGGCGACGCGGTTCTCGCTCAACCAGGGGGCATTCTTCGAGCAGTTCGCCAAATCCATGGTGAAGATGAGCAACATGGACTTGCTCACCGGCAGCCAGGGCGAGATCCGGTTCAACTGCGCTGTCCCCAACAGCCGTGTCGAGGGCATCGAGACCGCCAGCGACGAGGGCCGTGCCGCCGCCATGTAA